The following coding sequences are from one Bradyrhizobium sp. WSM471 window:
- a CDS encoding SDR family NAD(P)-dependent oxidoreductase codes for MTNPLANRIALVTGASRGIGFATAKALAKAGAHIVAVARTQGGLEELDDEIRKYGGSATLVPLNLTDSDGIARLGAGLHERYGKLDILVGNAGVLGPSSPIGHIELKAFTDVMAVNVSANFQLIRCMEPLLKQSDAGRAVFVTSGAANKATAYVSPYAASKAALETLARAWAQETANTKLRVNLFNPGPVRTRMRATLMPGEDPATLDTAEQVAEFIVPMCAPDWTETGKFYDYKTRSLMSFRSPA; via the coding sequence ATGACAAATCCCCTCGCCAACCGCATCGCTCTCGTCACCGGCGCCTCGCGCGGCATCGGCTTCGCCACGGCCAAGGCGCTGGCCAAGGCCGGCGCGCATATCGTCGCCGTGGCGCGTACGCAGGGCGGGCTGGAAGAGCTCGACGACGAGATCCGGAAGTACGGCGGCAGCGCCACGCTGGTGCCCCTCAATCTCACCGATTCCGACGGCATCGCGCGGCTGGGTGCCGGCCTGCATGAGCGTTACGGCAAGCTCGACATCCTCGTCGGCAATGCCGGCGTGCTCGGCCCCTCTTCGCCGATCGGCCATATCGAGCTGAAGGCCTTCACCGACGTGATGGCGGTCAACGTGTCCGCAAACTTCCAGCTGATCCGCTGCATGGAGCCGTTGCTGAAGCAGTCCGACGCCGGCCGCGCGGTGTTCGTCACTTCCGGCGCTGCCAACAAGGCCACCGCCTATGTCAGTCCCTACGCCGCCTCCAAGGCGGCGCTGGAAACGCTGGCGCGCGCCTGGGCGCAGGAGACAGCGAATACGAAGCTGCGCGTCAATTTGTTCAATCCCGGCCCGGTCCGCACCCGCATGCGTGCCACGCTGATGCCGGGCGAGGATCCGGCGACGCTCGATACCGCCGAACAGGTCGCCGAATTCATCGTGCCGATGTGCGCGCCGGACTGGACCGAGACCGGCAAGTTCTACGACTACAAGACCCGCAGCCTGATGAGCTTCCGCTCGCCGGCCTGA
- the purF gene encoding amidophosphoribosyltransferase: MRNPDQDALLDLGPAALELQDDLEGDTLREECGVFGIYGHPDAAAITALGLHALQHRGQEAAGIVSYDGGRFHSERRLGLVGDTFSRREVIDRLPGTMAVGHVRYSTTGATILRNVQPLFAELNAGGLAVAHNGNLTNGLTLRRELVKNGAMMQSTTDTEVILHLVARSRRSRFIERYIDALREIEGAYALVSLTNKKLVGARDPRGIRPLVLGELDGCPILTSETCALDIIGARFVRDIEPGEVIVFDENGQDIHKPFPPIAPRPCIFEYIYFSRPDSIVHGRSVYEVRKAFGAQLARESHVPVDVVVPVPDSGVPAAVGYSQHSGIPFELGIIRNHYVGRTFIQPTQAIRESGVRMKHSANRAAIEGKRIILIDDSLVRGTTSKKIVRMMRDAGAKEVHFRLASPPILYPDYYGIDLPDRGGLLAATHSLEEMREIIGADSLAFLSIDGMYRAMGEPGRDPANPKFSDHCFTGAYPTHLTDQTQTEQQPRQLSLLAEAS; the protein is encoded by the coding sequence ATGCGAAATCCTGACCAGGACGCCCTACTTGATCTCGGCCCGGCCGCGCTGGAACTTCAAGACGATCTGGAGGGGGATACGCTGCGCGAGGAATGCGGCGTCTTCGGCATCTACGGCCACCCCGATGCCGCCGCCATCACGGCGCTCGGCCTTCACGCCCTTCAGCACCGTGGCCAGGAAGCCGCCGGCATCGTCTCCTATGACGGCGGCCGCTTTCATTCCGAACGCCGCCTCGGCCTCGTCGGCGACACCTTCTCCCGCCGCGAGGTGATCGACCGCCTGCCCGGCACAATGGCAGTCGGCCATGTCCGCTATTCCACCACCGGCGCGACCATCCTGCGCAACGTGCAGCCGCTGTTCGCCGAACTGAATGCCGGCGGCCTTGCGGTCGCCCACAACGGCAACCTCACCAACGGCCTGACGCTGCGCCGCGAGCTCGTGAAGAACGGCGCGATGATGCAGTCGACCACCGACACCGAGGTGATCCTGCATTTGGTCGCGCGCTCCAGGCGCAGCCGCTTCATCGAACGCTATATCGACGCGCTGCGCGAGATCGAGGGCGCCTATGCGCTGGTGTCGCTGACCAACAAGAAGCTGGTCGGCGCGCGCGATCCGCGCGGCATCCGTCCGCTGGTGCTCGGCGAGCTCGACGGCTGCCCGATCCTGACCTCCGAGACCTGCGCCCTCGACATCATCGGCGCGCGCTTCGTTCGCGACATCGAGCCCGGCGAGGTCATCGTGTTCGACGAGAACGGGCAGGACATTCACAAGCCGTTCCCGCCGATCGCGCCGCGTCCCTGCATCTTCGAATACATCTACTTCTCCCGTCCGGATTCCATCGTCCACGGCCGCTCGGTCTACGAGGTGCGCAAGGCCTTCGGTGCGCAGCTCGCGCGCGAGAGCCACGTGCCGGTCGACGTCGTGGTGCCGGTGCCGGATTCCGGCGTGCCCGCCGCAGTCGGCTACAGCCAGCATTCCGGCATCCCGTTCGAGCTCGGCATCATCCGCAATCATTATGTCGGCCGCACCTTCATCCAGCCGACGCAGGCGATCCGCGAATCCGGCGTGCGCATGAAGCATTCGGCCAACCGCGCCGCGATCGAAGGCAAGCGCATCATCCTGATCGACGATTCGCTGGTGCGCGGCACCACCTCGAAGAAGATCGTGCGCATGATGCGCGATGCAGGCGCCAAGGAAGTGCATTTCCGCCTCGCCTCGCCGCCGATCCTCTATCCCGACTATTACGGCATCGACCTGCCGGACCGCGGCGGTCTTCTTGCGGCGACGCATTCGCTGGAAGAGATGCGCGAGATCATCGGCGCCGACTCGCTCGCCTTCCTGTCCATCGACGGCATGTACCGCGCCATGGGCGAGCCGGGCCGCGACCCCGCCAATCCGAAATTCTCCGATCATTGCTTCACCGGGGCCTATCCGACCCATCTCACCGACCAGACCCAGACCGAGCAGCAGCCGCGGCAATTGTCGTTGCTGGCGGAGGCGAGCTAA
- a CDS encoding ABC transporter substrate-binding protein, whose amino-acid sequence MTTTFARRSAALLACAAFGFATSAFAQDKTVKIGVLNDMSSLYADIGGPNSVVAIKMAVEDSGLLKKGWKIDVISGDHQNKPDVGVNIARQWIDNDKVDAIADTPSSGVALAVSNLVKEKNAVLLNSGAATADLTGKACTPNTISYTYDTYMLANGTGKALTKAGGDSWFFLTADYAFGHALERDTSAVVTANGGKVLGGVKHPLNTADFSSFLLQAQSSKAKIVGLANAGGDTTNAIKQAAEFGIVQGGQKLAALLLFINDVHSLGLKTAQGLTFTESFYWDMNDQTRAWSKRFSALANKNAMPSMTQAGNYAMVLHYLKAMDALGGNPHDGAKVVAKMKELPTDDPLFGKGPLRADGRRLIPAYLFEVKKPEESKGPWDYYKQIATIAAEDAAKPLKDSECPLVKK is encoded by the coding sequence ATGACGACGACGTTCGCGCGCCGCTCTGCGGCCCTTCTGGCCTGTGCCGCCTTCGGTTTTGCCACATCCGCCTTCGCCCAGGACAAGACCGTCAAGATCGGCGTGCTCAACGACATGTCCAGCCTCTATGCCGACATCGGCGGCCCGAACTCCGTGGTCGCGATCAAGATGGCGGTCGAGGATTCCGGCCTGCTCAAGAAGGGTTGGAAGATCGACGTCATCAGCGGCGACCATCAGAACAAGCCCGACGTCGGCGTCAACATTGCCCGTCAGTGGATCGACAACGACAAGGTCGATGCGATCGCGGACACGCCGAGCTCCGGCGTGGCGCTCGCGGTGAGCAACCTCGTCAAGGAGAAGAATGCGGTCCTGCTCAATTCGGGCGCCGCCACCGCGGATCTCACGGGTAAGGCCTGCACACCGAACACGATCTCCTATACCTACGACACCTACATGCTCGCCAACGGTACCGGCAAGGCGTTGACCAAGGCCGGCGGCGACAGCTGGTTCTTCCTCACCGCCGACTACGCGTTCGGACATGCGTTGGAGCGCGATACCAGCGCCGTCGTCACCGCCAACGGCGGCAAGGTGCTCGGAGGCGTCAAGCATCCGCTCAACACGGCCGACTTCTCCTCCTTCCTGCTGCAGGCCCAGTCGTCGAAAGCGAAGATCGTCGGTCTCGCCAACGCCGGCGGCGACACCACCAACGCGATCAAGCAGGCCGCGGAGTTCGGCATTGTACAGGGTGGGCAGAAGCTTGCGGCGCTGCTGCTGTTCATCAATGACGTGCATTCTCTGGGTCTGAAGACCGCCCAGGGGCTGACCTTCACGGAATCCTTCTACTGGGACATGAACGACCAGACCCGCGCCTGGTCGAAGCGCTTCTCGGCGCTGGCCAACAAGAATGCGATGCCCTCCATGACGCAGGCCGGCAATTACGCGATGGTGCTGCATTATCTCAAGGCGATGGACGCGCTCGGCGGCAACCCGCATGACGGTGCCAAGGTCGTCGCCAAAATGAAGGAGCTTCCGACCGACGATCCGCTGTTCGGCAAGGGCCCGTTGCGCGCGGACGGGCGCCGCCTCATCCCGGCCTATCTGTTCGAGGTGAAGAAGCCGGAAGAATCGAAGGGACCGTGGGACTACTACAAGCAGATCGCCACGATCGCGGCGGAAGACGCGGCCAAGCCGCTCAAGGACAGCGAGTGCCCGCTGGTGAAGAAGTAA
- a CDS encoding TCR/Tet family MFS transporter, with the protein MSNDAGEAMAQGAAPVRRGAVAFIFVTILLDMLALGVIMPILPKLIESFVDNDTAHAARIFGLFGTAWALMQFVFSPVLGALSDRFGRRPVVLLSNFGLAADYVLMALAPSLVWLFVGRVISGITSASISTAFAYIADITPPERRAAVFGRIGAAFGAGFVLGPALGGLLGDIDPRLPFWASAALSFANALYGLFVLPESLAPDKRAPFRWRSANPLGALRLLRSNAVLAALSVVNFIAQVAHVVLPSTFVLYATYRYGWDSKTVGLTLAMVGICAMVVQGLAIGPIVRVFGERNALLMGLCCGAVGFVIFGAAPTGPLFWLGIPVMSLWGISGAAMQSLMTRLVAPDQQGQLQGATASVQSVSQLVGPFLFTLTFSYFIGASAPWQLPGAPFLLAAVLMVACVAIAVRALGAARSEP; encoded by the coding sequence GTGAGCAATGACGCCGGCGAGGCGATGGCGCAGGGCGCAGCGCCAGTCCGGCGCGGTGCGGTCGCCTTCATCTTCGTCACCATCCTGCTCGACATGCTCGCGCTCGGCGTGATCATGCCGATCCTGCCGAAACTGATCGAGAGCTTCGTCGACAACGACACGGCGCATGCGGCCCGCATCTTCGGTCTGTTCGGCACCGCCTGGGCGCTGATGCAGTTCGTGTTCTCGCCGGTGCTCGGCGCGCTGTCGGATCGCTTCGGGCGGCGGCCGGTGGTGCTGCTGTCGAATTTCGGGCTCGCGGCCGACTATGTGCTGATGGCGCTGGCGCCGTCGCTGGTCTGGCTGTTTGTCGGCCGCGTCATCTCGGGCATCACCTCGGCCAGCATCTCGACCGCCTTTGCCTATATTGCCGACATCACGCCGCCGGAGCGGCGCGCAGCGGTGTTCGGCAGGATTGGCGCTGCCTTCGGCGCCGGCTTCGTGCTGGGCCCGGCGCTGGGCGGCCTGCTCGGCGATATCGATCCGCGCCTGCCGTTCTGGGCCTCGGCGGCCTTAAGCTTCGCCAATGCGCTCTATGGGCTCTTTGTCCTGCCGGAATCGCTGGCGCCGGACAAGCGCGCGCCGTTCCGCTGGAGGAGCGCCAATCCGCTCGGAGCGCTCCGCCTACTGCGTTCCAACGCGGTCCTCGCTGCGCTGTCTGTCGTCAACTTCATCGCGCAGGTCGCGCATGTCGTGCTTCCCTCGACCTTCGTGCTCTATGCCACCTATCGCTACGGCTGGGATTCGAAAACCGTGGGATTGACGCTGGCGATGGTCGGCATCTGCGCCATGGTGGTGCAGGGGCTCGCGATCGGCCCGATCGTGCGCGTGTTCGGCGAGCGCAACGCGTTGTTGATGGGCCTGTGCTGTGGTGCGGTCGGCTTCGTGATCTTCGGCGCGGCGCCGACCGGGCCGCTGTTCTGGCTCGGCATTCCCGTGATGTCGCTGTGGGGCATTTCGGGCGCCGCCATGCAATCGCTGATGACGCGGCTGGTCGCGCCCGATCAGCAGGGCCAGTTGCAGGGCGCGACCGCGAGCGTGCAGAGCGTATCGCAGCTCGTCGGTCCGTTCCTGTTCACGCTGACGTTTTCATACTTCATCGGCGCCAGCGCGCCGTGGCAGCTGCCCGGCGCGCCCTTCCTGCTCGCGGCGGTTTTGATGGTGGCGTGCGTGGCGATCGCGGTGCGGGCGCTGGGAGCGGCGAGATCAGAACCGTAG